The genomic region ATACCGACACTGACCGTGATAACCCCCTACCCCGGCGCCGGGCCGGCCGACATAGAAACGACCGTGTCAAAGGTCATCGAGGACGCGGTCGCAACTGTGCCCAATATAGACAAGATCACTTCTGACAGCATTGAAAACCTCTCTACCGTGACCATTTCTTTCAAATGGGGTTCGGACCTTGACAGCGCCTCCGCCGATGTCAGGGACAAGATGGACCTGGCCAGGTCCAAACTGCCCAGGGATGTCCAGCCGTCCACGATCTTCAAATTTGACCTGTCGCAGATCCCTGTCCTGGTAATGGGGATCTCCGCCGAGGAGTCCTACACATCGCTTTACGAGATAGCGGACAAAAAGATCTCCCCCGCCCTTAAAAAGATACAGGGAGTGGGCACCGTCAACATCCTTGGCGGGTTAAAGAGACAGATCAATGTTGAGGTTGACAGGGCGCGCCTGGAAGCCTACAAGCTGTCAATGCCGCAGGTTAACGCCGCTCTTGCAGGCGCCAACCTCTCCATACCCGCGGGCAATATCAAGACCGAGCAGATACAGTACGGCATAAGGCTGCCTAACGAATTCACTAAAGTATCCCAGATAGAAAAGATCGTGGCAGGCTCTTACAACGGACGGGACATCTATCTTTCCGACATCGCAGCAGTATCCGATTCCTTTGCCGAGCCAGAGAGTTCAACCGAGGTCAACGGCAGGCCGGGCATAATGCTCCAGATACAGAAGCAATCAGGGGCTAACACGGTGCAAGTAGTGGAGGCCTGTAAAAAAGAGTTCGAGAACCTGAAAAATGAGCTTCCGGAGGATGTTGAGATAGTCTATATAAGGGACAACGCTGAGTCCATAGTCCAGCAATTAAGCGAGCTGGGAATGACCCTGGTCTGGGCGTTCCTTTTTGTGATGCTGACGGTCCTTCTGTTCCTGCGCAATACCAGGGGTTCCCTGATAATCTCGGCCTCCATACCGTTCTCTCTGATAGCCGCGGTTATTTACATGTTTGTGGTTGGGAACACCATCAACATCATTTCGCTGGCTTCTATAATCATCTCCATCGGCGTTGTCGTGGACGACGCGATAGTGGTGCTTGAGAACATCTACCGCCACAGGGACAAAAAAAGAGAGGCTCCTAAAGAAGCCTCTATCTATGGAACAGGCGAGGTGGCGGGAGCCGTACTTGCGGCAACTACCACTAACCTTGTCATCTTCTTGCCGCTCCTTCTTGTATCGGGCTTTATCGGCATTTTCTTCAGACAGTTGGCAATGATAAGCATTGTTATAATCTCAATGTCGTATGTGACAGCGGTCTCCCTAACCCCGATGCTCTGCTCCAGGCTTCTGGAGGTAAAAAAGGACAAAAAGTCCTCCGGCGGGTTTTTTGAAGACCTTTTCAACAAGAGCGAAAAGACTTTCCTTGCCATAGAAGATAATTACAAGAGGCTGCTTGGCTGGGCGCTTAATAAAAAGGGCAAGATCATCGCTGCCTGCGCCGCCATCTTTTTCCTCAGCCTGCCGCTGTTTTATTTTACCGGAGTGGAATTCTTTCCTGACGAGGACGACGGGTTCTTTTCCGCCACGGTTTCCCTGCCTCCCGGGGTAAAACTGGAACAGACCTATAAGGCCATGAAAAAGATCGAGGACAGGATCAAAAAAGAAATGCCCGAGATGCAGTATGTCCTTGTCAGTGCCGGTTCCAGCCAGTCGATGGCCTTCGGCACAAAATCGGGGCCTAATTACGGAAGGGTCTTCGTAAAAGTTATCCCGCTTAACAAAAGGAAAAGGAACGAGAAGCAGCTGCAGAGGCAGGTGGTTGACATCGGGCTTTCCATCCCGGGAGTTAAGTCCGTGGATTTTGATTCCACCGGAGCAAATTCCCTTTCTGGGAGCACAAAGCCGATAACTGTCGAACTGTACGGATCCGATTTCGAAGCCCTTGATCCTTTTGCCGAGACCCTGTTGGAAAAAGTGTCGCTTATTCCGGGGGTGGTAGATCCTTCCGTTTCAAGAGAAAAGTCTAATCCGGAGTATTCTGTGGTCGTGGACAGGGACAAGGCCTCGGACCTGGGGCTAAGCGTTGCAGAGATCGGCTCTTACGCAAGAAGCTATTTGTACGGAACCATTGCCACAAAGTACAGAGAAGGCTCGGACGAATACGATATCTTCTCGCGCTTCAGGGAAAAGGACCGCAAATTTCTTTCGGACATTAAGAACGTCCCGATAACCACCCGGCTGGGCAAAAAGGTAACTTTGGGGAATCTGGCAAAGATAGAGCTCAAAAGCGGTCCCCAGGTCATACAGAGAAAGAACCAGCAAAGGATAGTGAAGGTGGGAGCCGACAACTTCGGCAGGTCGCTCGGGGATATAACGGGAGATATAAACAGGCTCCTGCAAAGGCTTCCCGCGCCGCAGGGCATCAGCGTCAAGATAGCCGGCAGTTCGCAGGACATAAGCGACAGCTTCAAAAGCCTTTTCACCGCCCTTCTTCTGGGCATCTGCCTCATCTATCTTGTGATGGTGGCCCAGTTCGAGTCCTTTCTGAAGCCGTTCTTCATCATGTTCTCAATACCTTTTGCCATCATAGGGGTGGTGTGGGCCCTGTTCCTCACGGGGAATCCCTTTGGCGTGATGCCGTTCATAGGCTTGATCCTTGTAACCGGCATATCAGTAAAGAACACCATAGTGCTGGTGGATTATATAAATATACTCCAGGAACGCGGAAAGGAAATAAAAGAGGCCGTGCTTGAAGCCGGAAGGACCAGGCTGCGGCCTATACTAATGACCTCCTTAACCACCGCTCTTGGGCTTATGCCGATCATTTTCGGCACCGGCGAGGGCTCCGGGTTCTGGAAGACCATGGCAATATCAGTCGTAGGAGGATTATCGGTGTCCCTTGTCATAAGCCTTATATTTGTCCCGACACTTTATTATATGTCAGAAAAAGGAAGGGCAGAGCGGTCCCTCTGCGGAAAGGAAGAAAGATGAAAGCCCTTTTGATAATCTTTGCCCCTGCTATCGAGTGCGAAGTGATGGGGTGCCTTGAAAAGGCACAAGTAAAAAAATATACCAGGCTGCCCTATCTGCAGGGCGTGGGAGGACACTCCGAACCCCGCCTGGACACCCAGGTCTGGCCGGGCTCCAACAGCGCTCTTCTGGTGGTATCAGAAAACGCATCCTGCGACAAACTCGCCAACCTGCTAAAGCCCCTGAAACAACAGGAGCTGGAGGAAGGGCTTAAGGTCTTTGCCTTTCCGGTGGAGGAGATAATATGAAAAAGCTCTGCTCCATACTGGCACTAGTTCTATTTTTAGCTCCCTGCCAAGCGGCGCCTCTTACGCTTGAGAAGTGCCTTGAAATAGCAGGAAAATACAATCCGCAGATAATCACGGCAAAGGAAAAGATCGGCATTGCTTCCGCCAAGATGGGCCAGGCGGGATCTGCGCTTTTACCTCAGATCACGGGGAACCTGTCTTCAGGAAAGAACTTCACCAAACCCATGACGGTCACCCTGCCTCCTTCCATGGGAGGCGGCACCTTTTCCACGACCCCCAACGAACCCTCGGATGTGATGTCCTACAGCGGAACCGTATCCCAGCTGCTGTTCTCCGGCGGGCAGATAATGCAGGCCGTCAGCGCAGCAAAAGTAGGCTATGACATCTCTCTGCAGGAATACAAAAAGACAAAGAACGATGTGGAATACAATGTTATTTCCTCTTATTTTGATGTTCTTAAGGCAAAAAAAACGGTTTCGATCGTAGAAGAAACGAAGAATTATCTTGCCAGGTATGTGCGGCAGACGGAGCTTTTTAACAGGTCCGGCCTGGCATCAAGCGCGGATGTTCTCAGAGCACGCGCAGAGCTTGCAAATTCTATGGTATCTAAGATCTCCGCACAAACCGGGCTTGAGGCGGCAAAACTTGTCCTGGCGGCCAATCTGGGGACGGACCAGGGCTCGGATTTTGATGTCGCAGAACTTGAGGGCCCGTATTATAGAGACAGGGAGCTTACCTCCAAAGAGATCCTGGACAGCGCTTTTAAGAACCGGCCGGAGTGGCTGTCCTTTAAGATGGGGCTTAAGGTAGCCAGCGATGCCATAATATATTCTTACGGAAGTTATCTTCCCGTTGTCATGTACCAGTATTCCGCCGGCATGAATTCCACAAAGTACAAGCAGGCAGGATTGAATTTTGACCTGGACAACTGGAGGTCCATGATAGTTGCCTCCTGGAGCCCGTTCGACGGTTTTAGGACGGCGAATGTGATAAGGGAAGCCTATGCCGCGCTCAATACCGCCAAGGCCCAGGAACAAACCCTCAAGGATGTCATCACTCTTGAGGTAAAAACCTCTCTGCTTACCCTGACGGGGAACAGGGAAAGGGTAAAAGCGGCCGAGATAGCAAGGGACCTGGCAAAAAAAGCCCTTCGGCTCTCGGAACTCGGCTACAAGGCCAATACAACATCCAACCTGTCCTATCTTGAGGCTCTCCTTGCCAATTTTAGGGCAGAAAACTCTTTGTGGAACAGCATTTACGACCTGGAAATCTCAAAAGCGCGGGTTAACAAGACCACGGGGGAAAGGTTCTTTTAGGATTCTCCGTTCTCAAGCAGCACTGCGGCGGCAAGCACTGTGGTCCAGCCGTCGCGCTGGCCGATGGCGCTCTGAGTGATATGGGTGGTCTTAACTATCTTATCCGACACCTTCCACTGCTCCTGCCTCTCGTCCCAGCTGGAATTCTCGTCAAAAGACACACCTAAAGTAGTGGCAAGCATCTGCGCTGCAATATCTTCGGCATAATCCCCGCATTCCTCATCAGTCAGGCCGTGCCCGTGATGTTCGCTTAGGTATCCGTATGAGGCGGTATCGGAAGGAAGGGAAAGCCCGACAGAAGCCGAAATAAGGCGGTGAGGTTCATCAGTCTGGTTCCTGGACATGACGATAAAAGTGATCTGCCCCGGCTTGATCATCTTGAGCCCGTGCTCCTTTGAGATCAGTTTGCATCCCGGGGGGAAAATGCTTGAAACCTGCACATAGTTGACCGCCTGTATGCCCGCGTCGCGGAGCGCCATCTCAAAACTCGCGAGTTTTTCTTTGTGGCGTCCCACGCCCTTCGTCAAAAAAATCCTGTTAGGAAGTATTACAGACATAACAGGACTAATTATAGCCCCTTTGTGCGATTTGTCAAATATATTGAGCTGTATTAAGCCTGCCGGATGTTCTATAATTAAATTTCAGCACAGATAAAGATGCGTGAAATTTTTCTTTTCCGCATTTGATAACTATTTACGGGACGGATGTATCACAGGGAGGGCGCCATGGGGCCTATGCTCGGCCAGAGTCTTGGACAGGATCTGCAGCTTTCGATATCGATGATGCTGAGCCCGCGCATGATGCAGATGCTCAAGGTCCTCAACTCTTCTTACACGCAGCTCATCGAAAACATCCGCACGGAAGCCGAAGAAAACCCTCTCATTGAGGTGGAAAAGAACGACCGGCTTCTGGATTATCTCAGATATTCTTCTAAATCTCCCTACCGCGACGCTTTTGAAAAAGGAGGGGCAGAAAAAAAGGACCTCGAGGAATACTTTTCCAGGTACAAGAACATGGACGAATACTTATTGTCCCAACTTTCTGTTGAGAACCTTACCGCAAAGCAGGAAGAGATCGCAAAAAGCCTGATCGCCTCTCTGGATGACAACGGCTATCTTTCGGACTACGAAAAAAAGAAAGAGCTCATTAAAGCGGACCTTGAAGCGGACGATAAAGAGATCGAGCAGGTCCTTGAAATTGTGCAGTCCCTTGAGCCCGAAGGGATAGCCGCCAGAGACCTTAAGGAATGCCTGTCCATCCAGGCAAGGCGCTACAGTTTTGAGGACGAACAGCTGGAAAAGGTGATCGTGGACGCTATAGAGGGACATCTTGAAGCCCTGGCAGGCAAGGATCACTCTTCCGTTTCAAAGGCGCTTGGGATCCCTGTCTCGGGAGTGCAAAGCATAGCGGAATTCATAAAGAACAATCTGACCCCGTATCCCGGCGCCTGCTTTGCAAGGACAAGCGCTCCGGCAGTGCCGTCCTTTTGCGTCAAGGCGGTAAAAGGCTCCCCAAAAATTGAGAACCTGGAAAAGACGCTGGGACCGCGCATCAGCATCAACCAAAAATATCTTAAAATGCTTGACGACCCTAAGACCGATGAAAAAACGGCCGAATTCATCAAGGCCAAACTTCAAAAAGCAAAAGAACTGCTGGAAAACCTTGAAAAAAGAGGCAACACGCTGGAAAAGGTAGTAGAAACCGTTGTGCAAAAACAATTCGGCTATCTGTGCGGAAAGGACAAGGCCCCTTGCCCCCTTTCCCAGAAAGAGCTGGCGTCATTATTGGGGCTGCATCCTTCTACCATCAGCCGCTCGGTGGCGGAAAAATTCATAGAGACCCCGAAAGGCGTGCTTAAGCTCAAGTCCCTTTTCCCAAAAGAAGTTGCGCCTCTTTTTACCGCAGAAAAGATAAAAGAAGTGATACGGAGCCTGATCAGTGAAGAAGAAAAAGAGTATCCCCTGACCGACATGCAGATAAGGAAAGCGCTGCTCGGCAAAGGGATAGAAATAGACAGGAGAACTGTGGCCGATTACAGGCTGGAGCTCGGTATTGGAAGCGCAAAACAAAGGGGGACTTGCAGTGAATAAGGCCGGGGTCCTGATAGTGGATGACGAGAACAGCCTAAGGAGCGCCATAAAAATGGGGCTTGACAAAAAGTACCGCGTCTTCGAAGCCTCAAGCGGCTCTCTGGCGCTTGAAAAAGTGCTTAAGGAAGAGATAGATGTGGTGCTGCTGGACATAAGGCTGCCGGACACGACCGGTATCGAACTGATAGAAAAGATCAGATCGCTCAATAAAGACGCGAACATAATAATGCTTACCGCTGACAACACCGTAAGGACAGCGGTAAAGACCATGAAACTGGGAGCCTACGACTATCTTACCAAGCCCTTTGACATGGAAGACCTTAATTTTGCCATCAGCAAGGCGCTCGAAAAAAAGCTGCTCGACGGCGCGCGAACAGACCTGTCGCCTCAGTCCTTCAGGGAAAGCAGGAAACTGCTGGGCAGCAGCAAACAGATGAGAGGTCTTCTTGAACTCATAGAACAGGTTGCAAAAAGCGATTCAACCGTCCTTATAAGCGGCCAAACCGGCACAGGCAAAGAGCTGGTGGCAAGAGCCGTTCATCAGAGCTCAAAAAGGGCAAAAATGCCTTTTGTCCCTGTAAACTGCGCGGGGATACCGGAAAATCTTCTCGAATCCGAGCTCTTCGGGCACGAACGGGGCGCTTTTACCGGAGCCCTGGAGAGGCACACCGGAAAATTCGAACTTGCTTCCGGAGGAACGCTTTTCCTGGACGAGGTCTCTAGCCTTCCGATGATGATGCAGGGCAAATTGCTGCGCTCGATACAGGAAAGATCGATCGAAAGGGTCGGAGGGGAAAAACAGATACAAGTGGACCTGCGCCTGATCGCCGCCACCAATTCGGACCTGAAAAAAGCGGTCGAAGCCGGGTCCTTCAGGGAGGACCTCTACTACCGGCTCAATGTGATACCGGTATCGGTCCCCCCTCTTAAAGAAAGAGAAGGGGATATTGAAGAGCTCTGTCTCCATTTCATAAAAAAATTCAACCGCGTTTTTAAAAAGAACTTAAAAGGACTGAGCCCCAAAGCGCTCCAGCTTCTCAAGTCGCACGACTGGCCCGGCAACATAAGGGAACTGGAAAACCTCATGGAAAGGCTTGTAGTACTGGGAAAAGGCCCCTTGATAGAAGAGCGGGACCTGCCGTTCGAGATCTCAAAGGACACTACTTCCATGTCGCTGGGCCAGATGGAGAACCTGTCTTTTAAGGAAGCCACGGCCAGATTTGAGAGCGAACTCATAGAAAAAGCCATACGGCAAAGCGGCGGCAAAAAAGCGCTTGCCGCGCAAAAACTCGGCATCCACCGCAACACCCTTTCCAAGCTTGAACAAAAACTGAAAAAGAAGTAGAATTTAAGCGCACACATAGCAGGGCTTCTTCTGCACACTATCAGGTGCAAAAAGCGCATTTATGGCCGATCGAGGTGCGGCGCAGGAATTGCTTATATAAAAGCAAGGAGGGCACAGATATGCAGGACATGAACCTCAACCGCGCGGGGCTTGAGCAGGATAAGGGCACGGACAGCACCTCGCTGCTTTTTGGCATCCAGGACCCCGACAAGCTTGAAGCTTTTGAGAAAAAACTTTCTTCCTGCATCTTTACCACGGACCTGCTCAAAGAGGCTGTGGAAAAAATGGTCTCTTCCGCGCTTGAGGCGGAGTTCGGCAGCGCGATAAGCAAGGGAAAACACTACAGGAACATGCTTGGAACTATTTCCTGCGGCATTCTTCAAGACCCGGAACTTCGCAGACAGGCCCTTATAGTAATAGACAGGTTCGCAAGATCACCGGAGCTGAATGCATGACACAGACAAAGCCTGCTGTTCTAGTTGTGGACGACGAATCCAGCATCAGGGAATCCTTTTCGCTGATACTATCTGACGACTATTCGGTCTTTCTTGCGGCAACCGGAGAGGCTGCCGTAAAAAAGGCCGCCGATCAGAACATCGACATCGTGTTCCTGGACATAAGAATGCCAGGAATGGACGGGATAGAAACCCTAAAAAGGCTAAAAGATATCAACTCCTCCATGGAAGTGGTCATGGTGACAGCCGTAAACGATGTGGCGCAGGCAAGCCAGGCGATGCTGCTGGGAGCAAATAATTATATAGTAAAGCCTTTTGATGTGGATCAGATAATAAGGATGACCAAAGGCCTGATCAAGAAAAGAAGGAACAAAGAGGAGTTTAGGCAGATCATGGCCCGATCCAAGAGCCTTGAAGTCAGCGGGCTTGTCGGGACAAGCTTACGGGCAAAAAAAGCTTCTCAGGTGGTCGAGTCCCTTGCCTTAAGCGACGGACCTGTTCTGATAGTCGGCAGCAGCGGTACAGAAAAAGAGCTCGCCGCCCGTCTTATACACGCAAAAAGCTCAAGAAAGACCTTCCCTTTTATCAAGTTCGATGTCCCGTCGGGCGCAGATGCTTCGCATCTCTACACCATTTTGTTCGGGTCTTCAAAGGGAGCCTTTGTTGATGCTCTCAGCAGCGGCAAGGGTCTTTTCGAAAAAGCCTCGGGAGGCACTCTTTTCATAAACAACCTGCAGAACTTGCCAAAAAGCGTTCAGGAAGACCTTCTTTCGACCATCAAGGGAAAAAAATCCCGCAAGCTGGGAGCAGCAGCGGTATCCGGCCACGACACAAGGATAATATTTGCCTGCAGCAGAGACCTTAAGGCCTTTATAGGCGAAGGTATCCTTATCCCGGGCCTTGATATCTTTGCCACTGAAGAAATAATATCGCTCGCAGACCTCAACGAAAGGCCCTCTGACATATCCGCTCTCTCGTCCCAGTTGATCGAGGAGTGCGCCGCTTTGTCCTGCCTGGACAATAAAGCTATTTCCGAAAACGCTATATCCTGTCTTCAGAATTACGGATGGCCAGGCAATTACATCCAGTTAAGGAACGTTCTCTGCGGCGCCCTGCTCAGGTCCGCCTCCGGAGAGCTCGCCACTCTGGACCTGCCTCTTTCGGTCCTGTGCCAGGGGACTTCTTTACACGGACAAAAGGATAAAGCATCTTTGTCTTTCGACTCACTGACGGAAAAGTTCGAGAAGGATTTCATTTTCAGGGTCCTTAAGAGGTCGGATTTTGATCTTGACAGCGCCTCGGACCTTCTGGGGATGACCAAAGCCTCGCTTTCTTCAAAGATCGAGACGCTGGAAATTAAGTAGTTTGCGCCTCGACGATAATTCTAAAACTACCGGTCTGATTGCTCTGATTATACCTAATGCCATACACGGCTGCAAGAAGCGAAATATTGGGCGGCTTGGTCGCAAGAAATAATGAACGGGCTTTGCTCCTCCCACACCCTCCGCAAAGCCCTATTGCGTTTGACGAGGATGAAAAGAATCTATCCCCGAAGGAGCCCAATCCATATATTCTTCGCCAAAATATTTGCTTGGAAATAGCTGAATAATATCTGTGCCACAAAGAATCCAAGTGGACAAAAACTCATTCGGACATTTTGCCCTAATTGCAACTATGTCCGGCCTTCCTTCGAAGTTTGCATACACGAGCAAATGCGGTATAGGTCTGTAGTTTTTTCTAATCTTTTTCTCTACCGCTTCAATAATCCAATCAGGCCCTTCCTGACTACATTTGGCAGGCCTATATTCTCTTAAGATTTCCGTTTTGTCTCTATACTCTTCACTTCGCTTTCGATTAGGCTTCATAACTTCAGTAAACTCATATTTTAATGTATCAGAACCAATTTTAATTTCAAAATCAGGAAATTCCTCGAGAATTCCAACTTTAGATCCCGGATGACTTCTTGATAACGCAGAACAGAATACGGAAGCGGCCCATGCTTCTCTCATTTTCTGATATTCGGTTTTTGGCGAACTAAAAAATACTTTTTCGGATGCGCTGTCAATTTTATTGTCAATACCGTTAAGCAGATCAATTGGTAAAAAGAATGTGTTTGTCTCAACATTCATCTTGCTTGTCTTGTCTGGGGGTTGGTCATACTTGCGCATCATTTTCTAATTTTGCAATCACTATTTTATTTATACATACAATATTAGAGATGAGTTGTATGTAAACATGAAGGGCCCTAATAAACTCGTTCTTCATAAGTTCGTATAACACTGGGATACTTTCCCATTCATCATGAATATCCTTTGTTCCTTCGGAACGATGAGCATACTTTCCGTAAAGAAAAACATTAAAAACATCTATAACCTTTAAACTGATACTGTTTACGGTAAGCATTGCAAAACTATTCTCAAATTCTTCTCTTTCTTTTAATATATTCACGTATTCATCTTTTTCAGATTTATCAACGTTCTTGGATTTATAAACATTTTGCAATTTATCTATTTTCAAAGAATCATTCTTCTGCAAAAACTTTCGAATGTCGTTAACAACTGCTTTTATCGACTCCTCATCAGGAGATCTCAGCTGCACAGATGTCCCTTTGTCTCTCTCCCAATTAATAGACACTCCCGTATTTTGAAGTTTTTTGATAAAGCTGTGAGCAAAGAGTTCTTCGGCATTCTTATTAAAATCATTTAGCTTTTTAAAAATGTCTTCTTTTTCCATTGTCCCTTTATTTTGTGACTTCTTAAAACCTAACAATCAATTTGTTTTACATTATGTATCGGTCAAGAATATACTATATCTACCTCTAACAGACACCTTCATTAACGCACGAAACAAATCCATTCTTGAAGGCCTTCTTTTTAGTGCCTGTATATATGGGGCGCCGCCCGCGCTAAGACATTGCTCATCTTGATATGAAGGGTGTCCTGCATCCTGCAACTTATAACAAATAAAACCAGGTAATTTTGTATTTAAAATATACATAGAAAATAATCCGGCCACGACTATTTTAAATGCAACCCACAACAGCAGCAAATAAAACAATGATAATCCCCATGGCTTGGGAATGAAAAGAAAAATAACACCAATGAACAGCTCCCTCGAAGTAATCATCTCTTTTCTTCCACCTTTACCTTTTGTCCTTACATTGTATAGAGTCATAATCAGAAAGAATTTCTTTGCACAACGACTGGATGTTGCAACAACATTCGCCAACCATATTTGTCACCATTAATTTATCCTGATTCTTAAACTCATAAGCTGGTATTCGAAACACAACAGATTTAACCTCCTCATCATCTGGTCGCGCACAATAAGCATGGCTCGATGCATTAGGATGCACTATTTCGGAAATATTATCATATTGCTCTCTCAGTTTCGTAAATGTCTTCGTTGCTCGATCAATACAAGTTAATATATTTGTTGCTTGATATTGACTATTGCTCTTTTTTGACCCTAAAAGGAGATGGGATGTTTCCTCGTTATATTTGATGAGTGAAGATGATTGTTTCAATTTTTCCATAGAATAATACATATATCCCAAAGTCTCAAATAAACCTCTTAGCATATTAAAGGCTGTTATAGGCCGGCTATTATCAATAGCCCAAATAGCTGATTCTGTGAGCTCATATGTTCGATTTAGCATTCCGATGAGCAATAATGTATGAAAATAACAATTGCTGTCTTTTTGCAAAATATTAAGGACAATATCTTTCATCCCATTCAGCAACAATTTAATTTCCTCTGTGTTTTTAAATTTGGGCTCCTCTGTCACTTGTTTTCCTCCACCACCCTTATCTCCTCCTCCGTCAGCCCATACAATTCATAAACCAGCCTATCTATCTGATTATCAATAATCTCCATTTTCTGCTGATAGTGCTTCTTGTCGTTTTCTGATTTGGCAGATTTACACTTTTTTTGCGTTTCGAGCATCTGGACAACTAAAGCATCCATTTTCTTCTCAAACCTGTCTGTTTTTAAAGAGGATGCTATTGGCAACTGTACAAGATATTGGTATATAAACCTCAAATATCCTCCGCGAAATACTGCAGATAAGTGCTTATAGAAGAAAGTCATCAATTTGGAATTTAATATTCCCAACAGCCTTTTATCATCAGACACAATAATATAAGCGGTATTAACACAATAGATTTCCCCTGTTGGATCGTAGGCAAAATTGCCCCTCAAAGAAATATCTGGCAATAAGAATTTCGGTTTTTTAAATTCATTATAATAGGCGCATTTACGAAGCTCCCACCAATAATCTCCTTTATCATACCTGGCTTTAGCCTGATTTTCATATTCTTTAAGGTGCCTTGACACGGATGGATA from Candidatus Margulisiibacteriota bacterium harbors:
- a CDS encoding sigma 54-interacting transcriptional regulator; the protein is MTQTKPAVLVVDDESSIRESFSLILSDDYSVFLAATGEAAVKKAADQNIDIVFLDIRMPGMDGIETLKRLKDINSSMEVVMVTAVNDVAQASQAMLLGANNYIVKPFDVDQIIRMTKGLIKKRRNKEEFRQIMARSKSLEVSGLVGTSLRAKKASQVVESLALSDGPVLIVGSSGTEKELAARLIHAKSSRKTFPFIKFDVPSGADASHLYTILFGSSKGAFVDALSSGKGLFEKASGGTLFINNLQNLPKSVQEDLLSTIKGKKSRKLGAAAVSGHDTRIIFACSRDLKAFIGEGILIPGLDIFATEEIISLADLNERPSDISALSSQLIEECAALSCLDNKAISENAISCLQNYGWPGNYIQLRNVLCGALLRSASGELATLDLPLSVLCQGTSLHGQKDKASLSFDSLTEKFEKDFIFRVLKRSDFDLDSASDLLGMTKASLSSKIETLEIK